Proteins co-encoded in one Opitutales bacterium genomic window:
- a CDS encoding ATP-binding protein, whose translation MPASQLVIINGKPGSGKTTLATLLSQKLYTPLLSRDQFKEGYVNSLDRGLAESENINLTVYHAYFEVLHLALEKGFSLVIEAAFQHNLWAPQLERLRKLADIRIVYLEVDSNTTMQRRIARDKTDPKFVYYHNDKVAKAARDGQSVPKPGDHQPPRTDLPILRVNATDGYDPDIDEMLVFIRGIPNKS comes from the coding sequence ATGCCAGCTTCGCAATTAGTCATTATCAACGGAAAGCCCGGTTCAGGAAAAACCACGCTTGCTACTCTGCTTTCACAAAAGCTCTACACGCCACTCCTCAGCCGTGATCAGTTTAAGGAAGGCTACGTGAATTCCCTGGATCGTGGACTTGCCGAATCAGAGAATATAAATCTAACCGTCTATCACGCCTACTTCGAAGTTCTACACCTCGCCCTGGAGAAAGGTTTTTCCCTAGTGATCGAAGCAGCCTTTCAGCACAATCTTTGGGCCCCTCAATTGGAGAGATTGCGCAAGCTTGCCGATATCCGGATCGTATACCTGGAAGTAGACAGCAACACTACGATGCAGCGCCGAATCGCACGCGACAAAACCGACCCTAAATTCGTCTACTACCATAACGATAAGGTAGCCAAAGCTGCAAGAGACGGACAATCCGTTCCGAAGCCTGGCGACCATCAGCCACCACGAACCGATCTACCCATACTCCGTGTGAACGCAACAGATGGTTATGATCCCGACATAGATGAGATGTTGGTCTTTATTCGGGGAATCCCCAATAAAAGCTAA
- a CDS encoding M20/M25/M40 family metallo-hydrolase — protein sequence MPEAPAFLTNLLAAQSPTGHEFQAQAVLDATIEPIADAYARDRMGNRTARLNPTGNPTLMLAGHIDELGLIVKHIDSRGFLYFDVLGGHDLSIISGRRIVILTENGPVKGVTGKRAIHLMKPEDRKKVPQIHELWIDIGAKDEADALSRVAIGDPAVYDMGFEILYGSIATARAFDDKVGAYAVFEAFRRLKDSENLQAQVVSVGTTQEEIGTRGAITAAETIQPDLGIAVDVGHGTDHPDTDPRKHSKLKLGGGPIIGRGPNINPFMFKRLVKVAEAKEIPYQVEAEPRPTGTDARAIQMAGQGVASAVLSIPLRYMHTPSEVIDLEDLENTVKLLVGFAESLKEGENGVW from the coding sequence ATGCCTGAAGCACCCGCCTTTCTAACCAATCTCCTCGCAGCTCAGTCGCCCACCGGTCACGAATTTCAAGCACAGGCCGTGCTCGACGCAACCATTGAGCCGATCGCCGATGCCTACGCGCGCGATCGCATGGGAAACCGCACCGCACGGCTCAATCCCACAGGAAATCCCACGCTCATGCTGGCCGGCCATATCGATGAATTAGGCCTGATCGTGAAGCATATCGATTCCCGCGGGTTCCTCTATTTTGATGTACTCGGTGGGCATGATTTGAGTATCATCTCCGGCCGTCGCATCGTGATCCTCACCGAAAATGGACCCGTCAAGGGCGTTACAGGTAAACGTGCCATTCACCTGATGAAGCCGGAGGACCGTAAGAAAGTTCCGCAAATCCATGAGCTTTGGATCGACATCGGCGCAAAGGATGAGGCAGACGCGCTTAGTCGCGTAGCTATCGGCGACCCAGCAGTCTATGATATGGGTTTCGAGATTTTGTATGGATCTATTGCCACTGCGCGCGCGTTCGACGACAAAGTCGGTGCCTACGCTGTGTTCGAAGCCTTCCGCCGCCTGAAAGATTCCGAGAACTTGCAGGCCCAAGTCGTCTCAGTCGGCACGACTCAGGAAGAAATCGGAACCCGCGGTGCCATTACCGCAGCAGAAACGATTCAGCCCGACCTCGGCATCGCCGTCGATGTCGGGCACGGCACCGATCACCCAGACACCGACCCGCGCAAACACAGCAAGCTCAAATTGGGAGGTGGCCCCATCATCGGACGTGGCCCCAATATCAATCCTTTTATGTTCAAGCGCTTAGTAAAAGTAGCAGAAGCGAAAGAAATCCCCTATCAAGTCGAGGCAGAACCACGCCCGACGGGAACCGACGCACGCGCCATTCAGATGGCTGGCCAAGGCGTCGCATCAGCGGTCCTTTCGATTCCCCTGCGCTACATGCATACACCGAGTGAGGTCATCGATCTAGAAGACTTGGAAAACACTGTAAAGCTCCTCGTCGGTTTCGCGGAGTCGCTCAAGGAAGGCGAAAACGGGGTGTGGTGA
- a CDS encoding beta-lactamase family protein translates to MPVLELFALTDEEAGVLDAIGDTDVLFWEPEQRPIGLRNMHHLKPVRAIMAGEDGSALPEGSIALEDFSYPHDESLFTLDDYLERNAVTALLVWSDGELLTEVYRLGHSAETRWNGFSIAKSMLGLLLVRAVELEVLSSLDEPLINFLPELRDSAYAEARLIDLMRMSSGVAWNEDYVDPQSDVSRLAEFTAKGGMDGLIHHMRTLPQVAQPTELYNYNTGEIYLLGAALSAAAGKDLSTLLSEWLWQPLGMESDAWWMLNQPDGLETAGCCIAATPRDLLRLGRLVLDNGRAPDGKPILGIQSLDALFEPTEANSRYGALWFRDGDQAVFAAGIFGQLLYIDLQSDVVVVINSSWDGALPPERAAERNVFTQRLVEYIR, encoded by the coding sequence ATGCCTGTGCTCGAGCTATTTGCTCTCACCGATGAGGAGGCGGGAGTGCTGGATGCGATTGGCGATACGGATGTGCTCTTTTGGGAGCCTGAACAGCGTCCGATCGGGTTGCGGAACATGCATCATCTAAAGCCGGTGCGAGCGATCATGGCTGGTGAGGATGGCTCGGCGTTACCGGAAGGGTCGATTGCTTTAGAGGATTTTAGTTACCCACATGATGAGAGTTTGTTTACTCTAGATGACTACTTGGAGCGTAATGCGGTGACTGCTCTTTTGGTTTGGAGTGATGGCGAGTTGCTTACGGAGGTGTATCGATTGGGACACAGCGCTGAGACGCGCTGGAATGGATTCTCTATAGCGAAGTCGATGCTGGGACTGCTCTTGGTGCGTGCGGTTGAGCTGGAGGTGTTATCAAGTTTGGATGAGCCATTGATTAACTTTTTGCCGGAGCTGCGAGATTCGGCTTATGCTGAAGCACGATTAATTGACTTGATGCGGATGAGTTCCGGGGTCGCTTGGAATGAGGACTACGTGGATCCGCAGTCCGATGTGAGCCGTCTGGCAGAGTTTACTGCAAAGGGTGGCATGGACGGGCTCATCCACCACATGCGCACGCTGCCTCAGGTTGCTCAGCCGACGGAGCTCTATAATTATAATACTGGGGAGATTTATCTGTTGGGAGCAGCTTTGTCCGCTGCCGCGGGTAAAGACTTGTCGACACTCCTTTCTGAATGGCTGTGGCAACCGTTGGGTATGGAATCGGATGCTTGGTGGATGTTGAATCAGCCGGATGGGCTGGAAACTGCCGGTTGTTGCATCGCAGCGACGCCTCGCGATCTGCTACGCTTAGGGCGTCTGGTTCTCGATAACGGTCGCGCGCCCGATGGTAAGCCGATTTTAGGCATCCAGTCGCTCGACGCATTGTTCGAGCCCACTGAAGCTAATTCTCGCTACGGAGCTCTCTGGTTTCGCGACGGCGATCAGGCTGTGTTTGCCGCGGGAATTTTTGGTCAGTTGCTCTATATCGACCTTCAAAGTGATGTTGTCGTGGTGATCAATAGCAGTTGGGACGGGGCTCTTCCACCAGAGCGCGCAGCTGAGCGCAACGTGTTTACTCAGCGATTAGTTGAGTATATCCGCTGA
- a CDS encoding LysM peptidoglycan-binding domain-containing protein, with amino-acid sequence MPASLFRLSTALCCLILWAGCSGIEHGPINETDEANYQRGKQMLDQGRPEEAMAAFMRVLDKRDVAPESHFEIGEIFLNTVKDPVQAIYHYNKFLEQAPTASIAPRVEDRRDTAKKLFLQQLEGPDVFNSSDRVDLLDLLDTFKHENKELKQELFNLRKQHTQLSQTIAELQGQPVATDAAQAASGQAAADFWAAPRPTSGVTAEPEPETPQAGGTYVVQSGDTLTRIAMKVYGSQSRYMDIYNANRDRLSNPSALRVGQELRLP; translated from the coding sequence ATGCCTGCATCTCTATTTCGTCTCTCCACCGCACTCTGCTGCCTAATCCTTTGGGCGGGCTGCTCTGGTATTGAACACGGACCCATCAATGAAACCGACGAAGCCAATTATCAACGCGGCAAGCAAATGCTCGATCAAGGCCGGCCTGAGGAAGCCATGGCAGCCTTTATGCGTGTTCTAGATAAACGCGATGTGGCCCCTGAGTCGCATTTCGAAATTGGCGAAATTTTCCTGAACACGGTAAAGGATCCAGTCCAGGCGATTTATCACTATAACAAGTTTCTTGAACAGGCACCGACTGCCAGCATTGCGCCTCGTGTGGAAGATCGGAGAGACACAGCAAAGAAACTCTTCCTTCAGCAACTTGAGGGCCCCGACGTTTTCAATTCGAGCGACCGTGTCGACTTGCTCGACTTGCTCGATACATTCAAGCACGAGAACAAGGAGCTAAAACAGGAACTCTTCAATCTACGTAAGCAACATACTCAGCTCTCTCAGACAATTGCTGAACTTCAAGGGCAACCGGTCGCCACAGACGCAGCTCAGGCCGCATCTGGCCAGGCGGCAGCAGATTTTTGGGCAGCGCCGCGTCCCACCTCTGGGGTAACTGCCGAGCCTGAGCCAGAAACACCTCAAGCCGGAGGGACCTACGTGGTTCAGTCGGGAGATACACTGACTCGGATTGCTATGAAGGTCTATGGTAGCCAATCGCGCTACATGGATATCTATAACGCCAATCGAGATCGCCTGAGTAATCCATCCGCCCTCCGCGTCGGACAAGAGCTACGCCTGCCATAA
- a CDS encoding FAD-binding protein, whose translation MCESSWTMMIDALRAACPQLEIVLDDVSRYRASMDNLRISSMPEAVLKPNNGAEIQSVLKLANEHRIPITPRGAGSATTGASCPIEGGWVLDMSAWDDIRIDPTAMIAYAGPGAAVEAIDAEARKHGLMFPPDPGSKKYCTIGGAIACNAGGMRGAKYGVTRDYVLGLEGFLPTGEAVKWGGDLRKYVSGYNIKDLWIGSEGTLGVITQTALRLIPAPPFTRSIVVPYADEMAALDTVRDILDAQIVPACLEFLDRQSIECAHQFWSKLAHSPDAKELAKRVPRSPILLLQIDGDAHALEDQFNRLRPILAARASGTLWPSENEDEEAALWKIRRACSQAMFQAGDTKLNEDVVVPLAAQKALIAYTLELKATIGLATPTFGHAADGNFHVHIMYDRGDPDQKARAQDGIQRLMHKIIELGGVITGEHGVGLAKSPFLKIQHNPAELAIMQAVKKTFDPNNILNPGKFFEQFEIWEHPREEVRMPWDH comes from the coding sequence ATGTGTGAGTCATCTTGGACAATGATGATCGATGCTTTGCGCGCTGCTTGCCCCCAACTAGAGATCGTCTTGGATGACGTATCTCGCTACCGCGCATCCATGGACAACCTCCGCATCTCGAGTATGCCAGAGGCCGTCTTAAAGCCAAACAACGGCGCCGAAATTCAAAGCGTCCTTAAGCTAGCCAACGAGCACCGCATTCCCATCACCCCCCGAGGAGCCGGATCGGCGACTACCGGGGCGAGCTGCCCAATTGAGGGGGGCTGGGTGCTCGATATGTCTGCTTGGGATGATATCCGCATCGATCCCACCGCCATGATCGCTTACGCCGGACCGGGTGCCGCGGTCGAAGCGATCGACGCGGAAGCGCGTAAACATGGTCTCATGTTTCCACCCGACCCAGGCTCGAAAAAATACTGCACAATCGGCGGAGCAATTGCCTGTAATGCGGGCGGAATGCGCGGGGCAAAATACGGAGTCACCCGCGACTATGTGCTCGGACTCGAAGGATTTCTACCCACCGGAGAAGCCGTCAAATGGGGGGGCGACCTCCGCAAATATGTATCGGGTTACAACATCAAGGACCTCTGGATTGGCTCTGAGGGCACGTTGGGGGTCATCACCCAGACTGCGTTGCGTCTGATACCCGCTCCCCCATTCACCCGCTCCATCGTGGTGCCTTATGCGGATGAAATGGCCGCACTCGATACCGTCCGCGACATTCTCGATGCGCAGATCGTACCGGCGTGTTTAGAATTTTTAGATCGTCAGTCGATTGAATGTGCCCACCAGTTTTGGAGCAAACTCGCGCACAGCCCCGACGCCAAGGAACTGGCAAAGCGTGTACCCCGGTCGCCCATTCTTTTGCTGCAAATTGATGGTGATGCCCATGCGCTGGAAGATCAGTTCAACCGTCTCAGACCCATTCTTGCCGCGCGCGCTTCCGGGACGCTCTGGCCCTCGGAAAATGAGGATGAGGAAGCTGCTCTCTGGAAAATTCGCCGCGCCTGCTCCCAAGCCATGTTTCAGGCAGGTGACACGAAGCTGAATGAAGACGTAGTGGTCCCGCTTGCAGCCCAAAAGGCGTTGATCGCATACACATTAGAGCTCAAAGCAACTATTGGACTCGCCACACCGACCTTTGGTCACGCAGCGGACGGAAACTTTCACGTGCACATCATGTACGACCGCGGCGACCCTGATCAAAAAGCTCGCGCCCAGGACGGGATTCAGCGCTTGATGCATAAAATCATCGAATTAGGCGGAGTCATTACCGGAGAGCACGGTGTTGGCCTCGCAAAGAGCCCATTCCTAAAGATCCAGCACAACCCTGCCGAATTGGCCATCATGCAAGCTGTCAAAAAAACTTTCGACCCCAATAATATCCTGAATCCCGGAAAGTTTTTTGAACAATTTGAGATCTGGGAGCATCCTCGTGAAGAAGTCCGTATGCCTTGGGACCATTGA
- the recF gene encoding DNA replication and repair protein RecF (All proteins in this family for which functions are known are DNA-binding proteins that assist the filamentation of RecA onto DNA for the initiation of recombination or recombinational repair.): protein MHLEAIRLLNFRNIESAELACGHPRIFLEGPNGQGKTNLLEAVSLFGSLRSFRTSQRHALIRNGENEAAIYAMWNHEQQGQTSALIRMTQKKRSVAIDDQPVARMSDFIGRFNSVTMASHDIQIIRGGPSERRRFLDNLLVSTDAVYMQAHQKCQLALAERNKLLKLGKDGAQMKAFDAVWVPSAWTLMQKRAEAISALSQVVADVYKVIAQGKEEPGLVYAPNANIETRSFWEMCVSESLQRDQIVGSTQRGPHRDDLKILINDNPADQQASEGQQRALVLALRFAEMQWILAQTGRQPILLADDILTELDPTRRNQFWKLLGAMPQLQIIATGTQFPESEDREKWQAFEVKEGNYTAMVIQ, encoded by the coding sequence ATGCATCTCGAAGCGATTCGCCTATTAAATTTTCGTAATATCGAGTCAGCAGAACTCGCGTGCGGCCATCCGCGCATTTTCCTCGAAGGCCCCAATGGACAGGGCAAAACTAATTTACTTGAAGCAGTCAGCCTCTTTGGATCCCTCCGTTCTTTCCGCACCTCTCAGCGCCATGCCCTCATACGTAATGGAGAAAACGAGGCTGCGATCTATGCGATGTGGAACCATGAACAACAAGGCCAGACGAGCGCCTTGATTCGGATGACTCAAAAAAAGCGCTCGGTCGCCATCGACGACCAGCCGGTAGCGCGCATGTCCGACTTCATTGGCCGGTTCAACTCGGTCACCATGGCATCACACGATATTCAGATAATTCGTGGTGGCCCCAGTGAACGGCGACGGTTTTTAGACAATCTCCTGGTCTCGACTGACGCGGTCTACATGCAAGCCCACCAAAAGTGCCAACTGGCATTGGCCGAGCGTAATAAACTCCTCAAGCTCGGCAAAGATGGTGCCCAAATGAAGGCTTTTGACGCCGTTTGGGTCCCTTCAGCATGGACACTGATGCAAAAACGAGCCGAAGCCATTTCAGCCCTGAGCCAGGTGGTCGCTGATGTATATAAAGTCATTGCCCAGGGCAAAGAAGAGCCGGGATTAGTCTATGCGCCCAACGCCAACATCGAAACGCGTTCATTTTGGGAAATGTGTGTCAGCGAATCCCTACAACGCGACCAGATTGTAGGCTCTACCCAACGGGGGCCCCATCGAGATGATCTCAAAATACTGATTAACGACAACCCTGCCGACCAGCAGGCGTCCGAAGGTCAGCAACGGGCGCTTGTCCTTGCTTTACGGTTTGCCGAGATGCAATGGATTCTAGCGCAGACCGGACGCCAACCTATTCTGCTCGCCGACGATATCTTAACCGAACTTGATCCAACACGGCGCAATCAGTTTTGGAAACTCCTGGGCGCCATGCCTCAGCTCCAAATTATCGCAACCGGCACTCAGTTTCCTGAATCCGAGGACAGAGAGAAATGGCAGGCCTTCGAGGTCAAAGAGGGAAACTATACTGCCATGGTGATACAGTGA
- a CDS encoding DJ-1/PfpI family protein — protein MSRSSPSCLALIHPDMEELELVAPVDLMRRAGVEVTTASTGASLATGRNALTLQADCLLAEQVGKEFDLLFIPGGPGIKALVENEAILELVRTQAQSGRSIAAICAAPTVLKAAGILNGCPVTAHPSVWPDLENVQKSSPHVVSDKILTSQGAGTATSFGLVLVEHLCSTEVAAEVAQSICWPYALSSFSK, from the coding sequence ATGTCGCGTTCCTCACCCTCCTGCCTCGCCCTGATTCATCCCGATATGGAGGAGCTCGAACTGGTCGCCCCTGTCGATTTAATGAGGCGGGCTGGCGTGGAAGTGACTACAGCATCTACGGGAGCGTCGTTAGCGACTGGGCGCAATGCACTGACGCTTCAGGCCGATTGCCTATTGGCTGAACAAGTGGGCAAGGAATTTGACCTACTCTTCATTCCGGGAGGTCCGGGAATTAAGGCACTCGTAGAGAATGAGGCGATATTGGAATTGGTGCGCACACAGGCGCAATCGGGCAGATCGATCGCAGCTATCTGCGCGGCACCGACCGTTTTAAAAGCCGCAGGAATATTGAATGGCTGTCCAGTCACGGCACATCCTTCCGTCTGGCCCGATCTAGAAAATGTCCAGAAATCCTCTCCACACGTCGTCTCCGATAAGATCCTCACATCTCAAGGTGCCGGCACTGCAACCAGCTTTGGTCTCGTGCTCGTGGAGCATCTCTGTTCGACCGAAGTTGCTGCTGAAGTCGCCCAGAGTATTTGCTGGCCGTATGCCCTATCCAGTTTTTCGAAATAA
- a CDS encoding site-specific DNA-methyltransferase, with protein sequence MNQPFFTTSRGALFDTDCLEILRGLKSGVVDTIFADPPFNIGKDYKNGYNDRVSQSEYMKWCREWIEQCCRVIKPGGAFFLDATPELAVQFSPIMGESLNFRHWISVTMKGTFPRGKKLYPAHYALLYYTRGVPRVFNKLRLPIETCRHCGKEIRDYGGHRNKMNPEGVNLSNVWTDTSPNRHRKFKVRSGVNELKLIIPERAILISTEPGDLVFDPFGGGGSTFQAAEKHNRNWVGTELYDSAHIRKRIEEEFSFSATLEPEFDTTDLFIHEDKQNQVLRRVEREGMSARTGTYIS encoded by the coding sequence ATGAATCAGCCTTTTTTCACTACCTCCCGCGGTGCTCTTTTCGACACAGACTGTCTTGAGATCTTACGTGGTTTGAAATCTGGCGTCGTTGATACCATTTTCGCTGATCCCCCCTTCAACATAGGTAAAGACTACAAGAATGGATATAATGACCGAGTTTCCCAAAGTGAATATATGAAGTGGTGCCGAGAGTGGATTGAACAGTGTTGCCGAGTGATCAAGCCAGGTGGTGCTTTTTTCCTCGACGCCACTCCAGAATTGGCGGTTCAATTTTCACCAATCATGGGAGAAAGTTTGAATTTTCGGCACTGGATTTCTGTAACGATGAAGGGGACCTTCCCGCGAGGGAAAAAATTATATCCAGCTCACTATGCGCTGCTCTATTACACACGCGGTGTACCGCGTGTATTCAACAAGCTCAGACTCCCGATTGAGACTTGTAGACACTGTGGCAAGGAAATTCGTGATTATGGAGGACACCGGAACAAAATGAATCCCGAAGGTGTGAACCTTTCAAATGTCTGGACCGATACTTCCCCAAATCGACACCGTAAATTTAAAGTCCGATCTGGAGTGAATGAACTCAAGCTGATCATTCCCGAAAGGGCAATTCTGATATCTACCGAACCCGGTGATTTAGTTTTTGATCCGTTCGGAGGAGGAGGTTCTACTTTCCAGGCAGCTGAGAAACACAATAGAAATTGGGTCGGGACCGAGCTCTACGACTCCGCACATATTCGAAAACGAATTGAAGAAGAGTTTAGCTTTTCAGCAACACTAGAACCCGAGTTCGATACTACTGATTTATTCATCCATGAAGATAAGCAAAATCAAGTTTTACGGAGGGTCGAGAGAGAAGGTATGTCGGCTAGGACTGGCACATATATTTCTTGA
- a CDS encoding DNA-3-methyladenine glycosylase I, translating to MTRCFGNGVGKEFYAAYHDEEWGVPVHDDRTLFEMLILEGAQAGLSWETVLRKREGYRAAFYHFDVGKVAQMTDAELEAQRQNPDIIRNRLKIYGTRQNARIFLKIQEEFGSFDSYLWRFVDGEPIINHWKDFEEVPVSTPISDALSKDLKKRGMTFVGTTIMYAYMQAVGLVDDHLESCWKRSEAE from the coding sequence ATGACGCGTTGCTTTGGGAATGGTGTGGGGAAGGAGTTCTATGCCGCTTATCACGACGAAGAGTGGGGCGTGCCGGTCCACGACGATCGCACGCTCTTTGAGATGCTAATTCTTGAGGGAGCTCAGGCGGGATTGAGCTGGGAGACGGTGCTCAGAAAACGCGAGGGTTACCGGGCGGCTTTCTACCATTTCGATGTGGGGAAGGTGGCTCAGATGACGGATGCGGAACTGGAGGCGCAGCGCCAGAATCCCGACATTATTCGTAACCGACTGAAGATTTATGGGACGCGACAAAACGCGCGCATATTTTTGAAAATACAGGAGGAGTTCGGGAGCTTTGATAGCTATTTGTGGCGTTTTGTAGATGGGGAGCCCATCATCAATCACTGGAAGGATTTTGAGGAAGTCCCGGTCTCCACGCCGATCAGTGATGCCTTATCTAAGGATCTCAAAAAACGCGGGATGACCTTTGTGGGAACGACGATTATGTATGCCTATATGCAGGCGGTTGGACTTGTGGACGACCATTTGGAGAGCTGCTGGAAGCGAAGTGAAGCGGAGTGA
- a CDS encoding RluA family pseudouridine synthase, with protein MPESSEQRRLLDWLHDRFPDSPLKRLKGWFADGRVTLDGKPVNKFHEVCSDPGDRLQLGETVKKTDASGRRGKTTDFKIRDTRLRLVHVDEHLLVADKEAGLLSVPAEGVKAQSALDILRGETRLPIQPVHRLDRFTSGLICFAVGDAARSALIESLRAGEIDRQYIAFVEGTLPERQGTWVNHLELDHRGDQQVAGKPSETSTRAVTHYWISQTLKRGPVAVFSKLKLTLETGLKHQIRLQAASAGVPLLGDRGYHTKYMDADGRPLHIPIDRQALHAWHLSVPHPETGETIEFESPLARDLTLLQRWMKE; from the coding sequence ATGCCAGAATCTTCTGAACAGCGCCGACTTCTAGATTGGTTGCACGATCGCTTCCCAGACTCACCGCTTAAGCGCCTCAAGGGCTGGTTCGCCGATGGTCGCGTCACGCTGGACGGCAAACCCGTGAACAAATTCCACGAGGTCTGTAGCGACCCTGGGGACCGTCTCCAATTGGGAGAGACCGTCAAGAAGACTGACGCCAGCGGTCGTCGAGGAAAGACAACTGACTTCAAGATCCGCGACACACGTCTGCGCTTGGTGCACGTCGATGAGCACCTCCTTGTCGCAGATAAAGAGGCTGGACTCCTCTCAGTGCCTGCCGAGGGCGTGAAAGCCCAATCTGCTCTCGACATTCTGCGTGGAGAAACCCGTCTGCCGATTCAACCCGTCCACCGACTCGACCGTTTCACGAGCGGACTCATTTGTTTTGCTGTCGGCGATGCAGCGCGCTCCGCGCTCATTGAGTCCCTGCGCGCTGGAGAGATTGATCGCCAATATATTGCCTTTGTCGAGGGCACCTTACCCGAGCGCCAAGGCACCTGGGTCAACCATCTTGAACTCGATCACCGCGGCGATCAACAAGTCGCTGGAAAACCGTCTGAAACAAGCACCCGCGCGGTGACCCATTATTGGATATCACAAACCCTCAAACGCGGTCCCGTTGCCGTCTTTTCAAAGCTCAAACTCACACTCGAAACCGGGCTTAAACACCAAATTCGTCTTCAGGCAGCATCCGCAGGCGTTCCATTACTCGGTGATCGAGGTTATCACACAAAGTATATGGATGCCGATGGCCGCCCACTGCACATCCCCATCGACCGGCAAGCTCTCCATGCCTGGCATCTGAGCGTCCCGCATCCGGAAACAGGCGAAACTATAGAGTTCGAAAGTCCACTCGCACGCGACCTGACGCTTCTCCAAAGATGGATGAAGGAATGA
- a CDS encoding FAD-dependent oxidoreductase — protein MKHHTFVVIGGGSAGYAAANTARQFTDDVAIIDNSEELGGLCILKGCMPSKTLIYMAEVMHLAQHAATFGIEVPEPRPNMKKVHERKVTMIDDFKNYRQKNLLDTSKFTLYRQRGEFIDADTFQLDDGTQITADHFVVSTGSIISSPPVPGLDSVPQLLSDHVLDLDNLPESMIVLGGGIVAAELAQFLNRMGTEVTLIQRSEYILKHAGAEAASVVQQAFRDEGIALFTGTKIHAIEEIADQGIRVSFESGGESHAVEAKHLFNALGRVPNSAGLGLDKAGVSVQKNGLIQADPFLVTTNPKVYAAGDVTGPDAVVHTAVKQGETAALHAFGQTPKPMDYSCPFDVIFTDPQIGRIGPQEHELREQGYDVISADYPFDDHGKSILMEANYGYVKIWADRKTGKLLAAECVGKDGGELVHALSLPVQLGLTLKDIKGIYWYHPTLSEIWEYPIDDLYDAIYDSE, from the coding sequence ATGAAACATCACACATTCGTCGTCATCGGTGGAGGTAGCGCTGGCTATGCTGCCGCCAACACTGCGCGCCAATTTACCGACGATGTCGCGATCATCGACAACTCTGAGGAGCTGGGTGGCCTCTGTATCCTCAAAGGCTGCATGCCCTCTAAAACACTCATCTACATGGCCGAGGTCATGCACCTTGCCCAGCACGCAGCGACCTTTGGGATCGAAGTGCCAGAGCCGCGGCCCAACATGAAAAAAGTCCACGAGCGCAAAGTGACGATGATCGACGATTTCAAAAATTATCGTCAAAAAAACCTCCTCGATACCAGCAAATTCACCCTCTATCGCCAACGTGGGGAGTTCATCGACGCGGACACATTCCAGCTTGATGACGGCACGCAGATTACGGCGGATCACTTCGTTGTCTCGACCGGATCGATCATTTCCTCTCCGCCAGTGCCTGGACTCGACTCTGTGCCTCAGCTGCTGAGTGATCATGTGTTAGACCTCGATAACTTACCCGAATCGATGATTGTCCTCGGAGGAGGAATTGTAGCGGCTGAATTGGCTCAATTCCTCAACCGCATGGGCACAGAAGTGACCCTGATCCAACGCAGCGAGTATATCTTAAAACACGCGGGCGCGGAGGCCGCTTCAGTCGTGCAACAAGCCTTCCGGGATGAGGGGATCGCCTTATTCACCGGGACCAAGATCCATGCCATTGAGGAAATCGCAGATCAAGGAATTCGCGTCTCTTTCGAGTCGGGAGGCGAGTCACATGCAGTAGAAGCAAAACATCTGTTTAATGCTCTGGGCCGCGTTCCCAACTCAGCTGGCCTCGGCCTCGATAAGGCGGGAGTCTCTGTTCAAAAAAACGGCCTGATTCAGGCAGACCCCTTTCTGGTTACCACCAATCCTAAAGTCTACGCTGCCGGCGACGTGACTGGCCCCGATGCTGTGGTCCATACGGCGGTCAAACAAGGTGAGACCGCTGCTCTCCACGCCTTCGGACAGACGCCTAAGCCCATGGACTACAGCTGTCCTTTCGACGTCATCTTCACCGACCCACAGATCGGCCGTATCGGCCCTCAGGAACACGAACTCCGCGAACAGGGATATGATGTCATCAGTGCCGATTACCCGTTCGACGACCATGGAAAATCCATTCTCATGGAGGCCAACTATGGCTACGTGAAGATCTGGGCAGATCGGAAAACGGGTAAACTCCTCGCAGCCGAGTGCGTCGGTAAAGACGGAGGCGAACTCGTTCACGCTTTGTCGCTTCCCGTTCAACTCGGTTTGACCTTGAAAGACATCAAGGGAATTTACTGGTATCATCCAACACTATCTGAGATCTGGGAATACCCCATCGACGATCTCTACGATGCCATCTACGACTCTGAATAA